In Microbacterium lushaniae, the following are encoded in one genomic region:
- the murJ gene encoding murein biosynthesis integral membrane protein MurJ: MTSLGRASLLIGAGTVVSRLTGFLRAIVLVSAVGATTEAGNAFAIANQLPNNIYAIISTGLLSAVVVPQIVKAAAHDDGGRAFVSKLFTLGTVALLAVTVLATAAAPLLVQLYAPGFPPEQQALATAFAYWCLPQILFYGLYALVGESLNARGVYGPFTWAPIVNNVVSIAGFGAFIVLFGSISAVDSWTPEMIAVLAGTATLGIVVQAGILFAFWRRTGLQVRPDFRWRGVGLDQIGRLAGWTFLMVVVGQLAGLVQSRVLSDAAQLYPGVMVSQNAWLLFMLPYSIIVLSIGTPFFTRLSQHAAAGRDDDVRADIIRSIRILGLFVVAATAALAVAAVPASRIFTGSTDEAVAAAGVLLCFLVCLIPLAVLFVVQRTFYAYDDTRTPFFFTLLQAALVAATALGAQAALNAGVLGIEHLAAAIALGQALASTVQVIIATILLHRRLGGIGVRAWLTALGRFVIAAVPAAAAGWGVFLLLGGTGGWTTADKLLGALGAGIIGSVVLVVYVGVLALMRAPELAPAAGMLRRFLPRG; this comes from the coding sequence GTGACCAGCCTCGGCCGCGCGAGCCTCCTCATCGGCGCCGGCACCGTCGTCTCCCGGCTCACCGGATTCCTGCGGGCGATCGTGCTGGTCTCCGCGGTCGGCGCGACCACCGAGGCCGGCAACGCCTTCGCGATCGCGAACCAGCTGCCGAACAACATCTACGCGATCATCTCCACGGGCCTGCTGAGCGCCGTGGTGGTGCCTCAGATCGTCAAGGCTGCCGCGCACGACGACGGCGGGCGCGCGTTCGTGTCGAAGCTGTTCACCCTGGGCACCGTCGCACTGCTGGCCGTCACGGTGCTCGCCACCGCCGCCGCACCGCTTCTCGTGCAGCTGTACGCACCCGGGTTCCCCCCGGAGCAGCAGGCGCTGGCGACGGCGTTCGCGTACTGGTGCCTGCCGCAGATCCTGTTCTACGGTCTGTACGCCCTCGTCGGCGAATCACTGAACGCCCGCGGCGTCTACGGCCCGTTCACGTGGGCACCGATCGTCAATAACGTCGTCTCGATCGCCGGCTTCGGCGCGTTCATCGTGCTGTTCGGCTCCATCTCGGCCGTGGACTCCTGGACGCCCGAGATGATCGCCGTCCTCGCCGGCACGGCCACGCTCGGAATCGTCGTCCAGGCGGGAATCCTGTTCGCCTTCTGGCGCCGCACCGGGCTGCAAGTCCGCCCCGACTTCCGCTGGCGCGGCGTCGGGCTCGATCAGATCGGGCGCCTGGCGGGTTGGACCTTCCTCATGGTCGTCGTCGGTCAGCTCGCCGGACTGGTGCAGTCGCGCGTGCTCTCGGACGCCGCCCAGCTGTACCCGGGCGTCATGGTGTCGCAGAACGCGTGGCTGCTGTTCATGCTGCCGTACTCGATCATCGTGCTCTCGATCGGCACCCCCTTCTTCACCCGCCTCAGCCAGCACGCCGCAGCCGGCCGCGACGACGACGTGCGCGCTGACATCATCCGCAGCATCCGCATCCTGGGACTCTTCGTCGTGGCCGCCACCGCCGCCCTCGCCGTGGCAGCGGTGCCCGCCTCCCGGATCTTCACCGGCAGCACGGATGAAGCCGTCGCTGCCGCCGGCGTGCTGCTGTGCTTCCTGGTGTGCCTGATCCCCCTCGCCGTGCTGTTCGTCGTTCAGCGCACGTTCTACGCCTATGACGACACCCGCACGCCCTTCTTCTTCACCCTCCTGCAGGCGGCCCTCGTCGCCGCGACGGCCCTGGGCGCGCAGGCGGCGCTGAACGCCGGGGTGCTGGGCATCGAACACCTCGCCGCCGCGATCGCGCTCGGCCAGGCGCTCGCGAGCACCGTGCAGGTGATCATCGCGACGATCCTCCTGCATCGGCGGCTGGGCGGGATCGGCGTGCGCGCGTGGCTCACCGCGTTGGGTCGCTTCGTCATCGCCGCGGTGCCGGCTGCCGCCGCCGGATGGGGCGTCTTCCTCCTGCTGGGCGGCACCGGGGGGTGGACCACGGCCGACAAGCTTCTGGGGGCGCTCGGCGCCGGGATCATCGGCTCCGTCGTGCTCGTGGTGTACGTCGGGGTCCTCGCGCTCATGCGGGCTCCCGAACTGGCCCCCGCGGCCGGGATGCTGCGCCGTTTTCTGCCACGCGGATGA
- the trxB gene encoding thioredoxin-disulfide reductase: MRHVIIIGSGPAGYTAAIYAARANLEPLVVASSVEAGGELMNTTDVENFPGFPEGIQGPDLMTRMQEQAERFGAEVIYDDVVSLDLDGDVKTVTLGSGAVHTAASVIYATGSAYRKLGLAGEERLSGRGVSWCATCDGFFFRDRTIAVVGGGDSAMEEATFLTKFASKVYIIHRKDTLRASKIMQERALANDKIEFIWNAEVADILGEDAVNGVVLRSTVDGSTRELALDGLFVAIGNDPRTHLVHGILDLTPEGTIWVDGRSSRTSVPGVFAAGDVIDPTYRQAITAAGTGTVAALDVEHYLAARGQAGQPEVSEDQIEGLPGAEAA, encoded by the coding sequence GTGCGTCACGTCATCATCATCGGATCCGGCCCCGCAGGCTACACCGCGGCCATCTACGCCGCTCGCGCGAACCTCGAGCCGCTCGTGGTCGCCAGCTCCGTCGAGGCGGGCGGTGAGCTCATGAACACCACCGACGTGGAGAACTTCCCCGGCTTCCCCGAGGGCATCCAGGGCCCCGACCTCATGACCCGCATGCAGGAGCAGGCCGAACGCTTCGGCGCCGAGGTCATCTACGACGACGTCGTGTCGCTCGACCTCGACGGCGACGTCAAGACGGTCACGCTGGGAAGCGGTGCGGTGCACACCGCCGCATCCGTCATCTACGCCACCGGCTCGGCGTACCGCAAGCTCGGCCTCGCGGGCGAGGAGCGGCTCTCCGGCCGGGGAGTGTCGTGGTGTGCGACGTGCGACGGCTTCTTCTTCCGCGACCGCACGATCGCCGTCGTCGGTGGCGGCGACTCCGCGATGGAGGAGGCGACCTTCCTCACCAAGTTCGCCTCGAAGGTCTACATCATCCACCGCAAGGACACCCTCCGCGCCTCCAAGATCATGCAGGAGCGTGCGCTGGCGAACGACAAGATCGAGTTCATCTGGAACGCCGAAGTCGCCGACATCCTCGGCGAGGATGCGGTGAACGGCGTCGTCCTGCGCTCCACGGTCGACGGATCGACGCGCGAGCTGGCCCTGGACGGCCTGTTCGTCGCCATCGGCAACGACCCGCGCACGCACCTGGTGCACGGCATCCTCGACCTCACCCCCGAGGGGACGATCTGGGTCGACGGACGCTCCTCCCGCACCTCGGTGCCGGGTGTCTTCGCCGCCGGCGATGTCATCGACCCCACGTACCGGCAGGCGATCACCGCCGCCGGCACCGGGACCGTGGCCGCCCTCGATGTCGAGCACTACCTCGCGGCGCGCGGTCAGGCCGGCCAGCCAGAAGTGAGCGAAGACCAGATCGAAGGCCTCCCCGGCGCCGAAGCGGCCTGA
- the trxA gene encoding thioredoxin, with amino-acid sequence MSAKATTSATFEQDVLHAEGPVLVDFWAEWCGPCRMVSPILDEIQAENPEKITVLKLNVDENPDLAMKYQITSIPAMKVFQGGEVKTTIIGAKPKFALEKDLAQYIG; translated from the coding sequence ATGAGCGCAAAGGCAACGACCTCTGCGACCTTCGAGCAGGACGTGCTGCACGCCGAAGGTCCCGTACTGGTGGATTTCTGGGCTGAATGGTGCGGCCCGTGCCGGATGGTCTCCCCCATCCTCGACGAGATCCAGGCCGAGAACCCGGAGAAGATCACCGTTCTCAAGCTCAACGTCGATGAGAACCCCGACCTGGCCATGAAGTACCAGATCACGTCGATCCCGGCGATGAAGGTCTTCCAGGGTGGCGAGGTCAAGACGACCATCATCGGCGCCAAGCCCAAGTTCGCCCTCGAGAAGGACCTGGCCCAGTACATCGGCTGA
- a CDS encoding tryptophan synthase subunit alpha produces the protein MASHDDSPRRRASLELLRAEAADELSVLVHERLMDGEDPWEFMEDLPTVDELVVLTLRAENIAENGGVRPNRARHYRVLRQIAIEYPALTRAVWRLLGEDESYRRWDATVRSDAT, from the coding sequence ATGGCATCCCACGACGACTCCCCGCGCCGCAGGGCGAGCCTGGAGCTGTTGCGGGCGGAAGCCGCGGATGAGCTGTCGGTGCTGGTGCACGAGCGACTCATGGACGGCGAGGACCCGTGGGAGTTCATGGAAGACCTCCCCACCGTCGATGAACTCGTGGTGCTGACCCTCCGGGCCGAGAACATCGCCGAGAACGGCGGCGTGCGCCCCAATCGGGCACGTCACTATCGGGTGCTCCGCCAGATCGCGATCGAGTATCCCGCGCTCACCCGCGCTGTGTGGCGTCTGCTGGGCGAGGACGAGTCGTACCGCCGGTGGGACGCCACGGTCCGCTCAGACGCCACCTGA
- a CDS encoding ParB/RepB/Spo0J family partition protein: MAKRTGLGRGIGALIPTTELSEARPVDVFFPGAPESASADAATERAAAEKAQQQSDLVAVPGARLVSIDPHAVVPNPRQPRTHFDADDLAELVHSVREFGVLQPIVVRDVGEGRYELIMGERRTRAARDAGLTSIPAVVRETADEHLLRDALLENLHRSQLNPLEEASAYQQLLEDFGITQEELASRIGRSRPQISNTIRLLRLPMPVQQRVAAGVLSAGHARAILSLEDESSMRKLADKIVNEDLSVRAAEAAAKSADAGARRTAPKAGSRRGHLEEVAERLGDRLNTRVRVSLSAKKGQVVIDFATIQDLNRILAELGEDGFGG; the protein is encoded by the coding sequence ATGGCGAAGCGGACTGGACTGGGACGGGGGATCGGCGCGCTGATCCCCACGACGGAGCTGTCGGAGGCACGGCCGGTCGACGTCTTCTTCCCCGGCGCGCCGGAGAGTGCGTCGGCGGATGCGGCGACCGAACGTGCGGCAGCGGAGAAGGCGCAGCAGCAGAGCGACCTCGTCGCGGTTCCCGGTGCGCGCCTGGTCTCCATCGACCCGCACGCCGTCGTACCCAACCCGCGACAGCCGCGCACGCACTTCGATGCGGATGACCTCGCGGAGCTGGTCCACAGCGTGCGTGAGTTCGGGGTTCTCCAGCCGATCGTCGTCCGTGACGTGGGGGAGGGCCGGTATGAGCTCATCATGGGTGAGCGCCGCACCCGCGCCGCCCGCGATGCGGGCCTGACGTCGATCCCCGCCGTCGTCCGCGAGACCGCCGACGAGCACCTGCTTCGTGACGCTCTGCTGGAGAACCTCCACCGGTCGCAGCTGAACCCGCTGGAAGAGGCGTCCGCCTACCAGCAGCTGCTGGAGGATTTCGGGATCACACAAGAGGAGCTGGCCTCCCGTATCGGCCGGTCGCGCCCGCAGATCAGCAACACGATCCGACTCCTGCGCCTCCCGATGCCAGTTCAGCAGCGCGTGGCAGCGGGTGTGCTCAGCGCCGGCCACGCGCGCGCGATCCTCTCACTCGAGGATGAGTCATCGATGCGGAAGCTCGCCGACAAGATCGTGAACGAGGATCTCTCGGTGCGTGCAGCGGAGGCAGCCGCGAAGAGCGCGGACGCCGGGGCGCGTCGTACTGCTCCCAAGGCCGGCTCGCGGCGCGGGCACTTGGAGGAGGTGGCCGAGCGACTCGGCGATCGCCTCAACACGCGTGTGCGTGTGTCCCTGTCCGCCAAAAAAGGCCAGGTCGTGATTGATTTTGCCACCATCCAGGACCTGAATCGCATCCTGGCTGAACTGGGTGAGGACGGATTCGGGGGCTGA
- a CDS encoding ParA family protein has protein sequence MKQSDDSGSGVTFDSPIARELADLSARRRALEEVAVEMPTQTRVFTVSNQKGGVGKTTTAVNLAAALAGVGARVLVIDLDPQGNASTALGVPHTADTPSVYDVLIDEFPLADIVQQSPESENLFCAPSTIHLAGAEIELVSQVAREHRLRTALDDYLASDDHRMDFVIIDCPPSLGLLTINAFTAASEVLIPIQCEYYALEGLSQLLGSVRMIQRHLNTGLHVSTIMLTMYDGRTRLAQQVAEEVRAHFPKEVLRTVIPRSVRVSEAPSFGQTVIAYDGQSAGAVAYREAAVEIIQRGTKEKES, from the coding sequence GTGAAACAATCCGACGACTCCGGGTCTGGCGTCACCTTCGACTCGCCGATCGCCCGTGAGTTGGCGGATCTCTCCGCCCGCCGGCGCGCACTGGAGGAAGTGGCGGTGGAAATGCCGACGCAGACCCGCGTCTTCACCGTGTCGAACCAGAAGGGCGGCGTGGGAAAGACCACGACCGCCGTGAATCTGGCCGCGGCCCTGGCCGGCGTCGGCGCCCGCGTCCTGGTGATCGACCTCGACCCGCAGGGCAACGCCTCCACGGCGCTCGGCGTCCCGCACACGGCCGACACCCCGAGCGTGTACGACGTCCTCATCGATGAGTTCCCCCTCGCTGACATCGTGCAGCAGAGCCCGGAGTCGGAGAACCTCTTCTGTGCACCGAGCACGATCCACCTGGCCGGTGCGGAGATCGAGCTGGTGTCGCAGGTGGCCCGCGAGCATCGCCTGCGCACGGCGCTCGATGACTACCTGGCTTCCGACGACCACCGCATGGATTTCGTGATCATCGACTGCCCGCCGTCGCTGGGTCTTCTCACGATCAACGCCTTCACGGCGGCATCCGAGGTTCTGATCCCGATTCAGTGCGAGTATTACGCGCTCGAGGGTCTCAGCCAGCTGCTGGGCAGCGTCCGGATGATCCAGCGGCACCTCAACACCGGCCTGCACGTCTCCACGATCATGCTGACGATGTACGACGGGCGCACCCGTCTGGCCCAGCAGGTGGCCGAAGAGGTCCGAGCGCATTTCCCCAAGGAGGTGCTCCGCACGGTGATCCCGCGGTCGGTGCGCGTGTCGGAGGCTCCCAGTTTCGGTCAGACCGTGATCGCCTACGACGGGCAATCGGCGGGCGCGGTGGCCTACCGCGAGGCAGCGGTCGAGATCATTCAACGCGGTACGAAAGAGAAGGAATCCTGA